The Primulina tabacum isolate GXHZ01 chromosome 7, ASM2559414v2, whole genome shotgun sequence genome includes a window with the following:
- the LOC142550820 gene encoding uncharacterized protein LOC142550820 codes for MLEESESASAIPSSIWAFINSWFTPTVLFVLLNLMIGTITFTSTFTTQEQPQNLQESSSQNENNQPKISKSSSFLQRLKSINFHPHFTSHDTQNLSINKKSSTDSDNQFQAQVFETQSHYFFQENPLENLETTSQSQGGFIFEQAHVKNPLETQTQFIFEPKDSSLEGFKPAHEEKGEETEWKTMDEIYSHLQGGHFSRTKSDTEPASGKIPAKLPARMKKSASLKSPFRHLEEEDIVEGRRLATVKENGNAKASDGDEEVDAKADDFINKFKQQLKLQRLDSVIRYKDVVGRATGGR; via the coding sequence ATGCTCGAAGAATCTGAATCTGCATCTGCGATACCTTCCTCAATATGGGCATTCATAAACAGCTGGTTCACTCCCACTGTTCTTTTTGTACTCCTAAATCTCATGATAGGTACTATAACTTTTACCTCTACTTTTACCACTCAAGAACAACCTCAAAACTTGCAAGAAAGTTCATCTCAAAATGAAAACAATCAGCCCAAAATCTCCAAGTCATCCTCTTTTCTCCAGCGTTTGAAATCTATCAATTTTCACCCGCACTTCACATCTCATGATACTCAAAATTTGTCTATTAATAAAAAATCTAGCACAGATTCCGACAACCAGTTTCAAGCTCAAGTTTTTGAAACACAGTCCCACTATTTTTTCCAAGAAAATCCCCTAGAAAATCTTGAAACAACCTCCCAGTCACAAGGTGGATTCATTTTCGAACAAGCCCATGTAAAGAATCCCCTAGAAACGCAAACCCAATTCATTTTTGAACCGAAAGATTCGAGCTTGGAAGGTTTTAAACCTGCCCATGAAGAGAAAGGTGAAGAAACTGAGTGGAAAACCATGGATGAAATTTACAGTCACCTACAAGGCGGTCACTTTAGCAGGACTAAATCAGACACGGAACCTGCTTCCGGCAAGATCCCGGCCAAACTCCCTGCAAGAATGAAGAAATCGGCCAGTTTGAAATCCCCTTTTCGTCATCTTGAAGAAGAGGACATTGTCGAGGGGCGGAGGCTGGCGACTGTGAAGGAGAATGGGAACGCTAAAGCCTCAGACGGTGATGAAGAAGTGGATGCAAAAGCTGACGACTTTATCAACAAATTTAAGCAGCAGTTGAAGCTTCAGAGGCTGGACTCTGTTATCAGGTACAAGGACGTGGTAGGGAGAGCCACAGGAGGGAGGTAG